A section of the Alkalicoccobacillus plakortidis genome encodes:
- the treP gene encoding PTS system trehalose-specific EIIBC component yields the protein MSDNRKTAKEILEAIGGKENISSATHCVTRLRLVLHDESKVDKETLENIDPVKGSFSANNQFQVILGQGLVDKVYAEFISEAGISESSKEETKEESTKKMNPLQKAVKGLSDIFIPILPAIITAGLLLGLNNVLTNAIFTDQPIIDMYPQWAGLAEIINTIASTAFVFLPALIGWSAVRKFGGSPLLGIVLGLILCHPGLLNANDYAGAVEDGTLPFWNLFGFDIAAMGYQGQVLPVLLASYVLAKIENFMKKITPDSFQLLVVAPVALLITGFLAFILIGPVTFALGNSITGVFVSLFDQFAIVGGAVYGLFYAPLVITGMHHTFLAVDFQLIASQGGTFLWPILVMSNVAQGSAALAMYFILKNQKMKGLSLTSSISAYLGITEPALFGVNLRYRFPFICAIIGASIAGAWVAVNGIVATVGVGGLPGIVSIVGERPDYINFAIGMVIAIVIPVVATIIASRFQKDFQDR from the coding sequence ATGAGTGATAATCGTAAGACAGCGAAGGAGATTCTTGAAGCCATTGGTGGAAAAGAGAATATCTCTTCAGCTACACATTGTGTCACAAGATTACGACTTGTGCTGCATGATGAAAGTAAGGTTGATAAAGAAACACTCGAGAACATTGATCCAGTCAAAGGTTCGTTCTCAGCTAATAATCAGTTCCAAGTCATTCTTGGTCAAGGACTAGTAGATAAGGTGTATGCGGAGTTTATTTCAGAGGCAGGCATTTCTGAGTCCTCAAAAGAAGAGACTAAAGAAGAATCTACAAAGAAAATGAATCCGTTACAAAAAGCTGTAAAAGGGTTATCAGACATTTTCATTCCTATTTTACCGGCAATTATTACAGCAGGTTTACTACTAGGTTTAAACAACGTTTTAACAAATGCAATTTTTACAGATCAGCCAATTATTGATATGTACCCACAATGGGCAGGTCTTGCAGAAATTATAAATACGATTGCAAGTACAGCCTTTGTCTTCTTACCGGCTTTGATTGGTTGGTCAGCAGTTAGGAAGTTTGGAGGCAGTCCGCTTCTTGGGATTGTTCTTGGTTTAATACTTTGTCATCCAGGCCTTTTAAATGCGAATGATTATGCAGGTGCTGTTGAAGACGGAACACTTCCATTTTGGAATTTGTTTGGCTTTGATATAGCTGCAATGGGTTATCAGGGTCAGGTTTTACCAGTGTTACTCGCATCTTATGTGTTAGCTAAAATAGAAAACTTCATGAAAAAGATTACACCGGATTCGTTCCAACTTTTAGTGGTTGCTCCAGTAGCACTACTAATTACAGGTTTCCTTGCTTTTATCCTAATTGGTCCAGTAACATTTGCGTTAGGTAACAGCATTACTGGAGTATTTGTTTCCTTATTTGATCAATTTGCAATTGTTGGTGGAGCGGTTTATGGTTTGTTCTATGCACCACTTGTTATAACAGGTATGCACCACACATTCTTGGCTGTAGATTTTCAGTTGATAGCTAGTCAAGGTGGAACATTCCTATGGCCGATACTCGTTATGTCTAATGTGGCACAAGGTTCTGCTGCACTAGCGATGTATTTCATTCTTAAAAATCAGAAGATGAAAGGTCTTTCCCTTACTTCTTCTATCTCAGCTTATCTAGGTATCACGGAGCCAGCACTATTTGGGGTTAACCTGCGTTATCGTTTCCCTTTCATCTGTGCCATAATTGGTGCGTCGATTGCTGGTGCATGGGTCGCTGTGAATGGAATTGTTGCTACAGTTGGTGTTGGTGGTTTACCAGGTATCGTCTCAATTGTTGGTGAGCGACCTGATTATATCAACTTCGCCATCGGGATGGTTATTGCAATCGTCATTCCAGTTGTAGCTACTATCATCGCTTCTCGTTTCCAAAAAGATTTCCAAGACAGATAA
- a CDS encoding response regulator — translation MASILLVEDQVLVRQGLKMMIETDSNLEVVVEATNGQEAIEAYKNHRIDLVLMDIRMPVMTGLEATKKIREIDANARILILTTFSDDDYALEALKLGAVGYLLKDADSEKLINSIHSAMRGGMSLDEQVAASVVPKLLKSKVENDISIDLTEREISILRLIGEGRSNQEISQALYLTVGTVKNYVSQLLTKLDARDRTQLAIFAIRHQLGLSR, via the coding sequence ATGGCATCTATTCTATTAGTAGAAGACCAGGTACTAGTTCGTCAAGGGTTAAAAATGATGATTGAAACAGATTCAAACTTAGAAGTGGTTGTTGAGGCAACAAATGGTCAAGAAGCCATAGAAGCCTATAAAAATCATCGGATAGATCTCGTACTAATGGATATTCGTATGCCAGTGATGACAGGACTCGAGGCAACAAAAAAAATTAGAGAAATAGACGCAAATGCCAGGATTTTAATTCTTACCACGTTTTCGGATGATGATTATGCCTTAGAGGCTCTAAAATTAGGTGCAGTTGGTTATTTACTAAAAGATGCAGATAGCGAAAAACTTATAAACTCCATACACAGCGCCATGCGGGGAGGAATGAGTCTTGACGAACAGGTTGCCGCTTCCGTTGTTCCGAAATTACTGAAGTCTAAAGTAGAAAATGACATTTCAATTGATTTAACAGAGCGTGAGATTTCGATTCTACGGTTAATTGGGGAAGGCAGAAGTAATCAAGAAATATCACAAGCTCTCTATCTAACGGTGGGTACCGTAAAAAACTATGTCAGTCAGTTATTAACAAAACTCGATGCACGAGACCGGACACAGCTTGCAATCTTTGCGATACGCCATCAGCTTGGTTTGAGTAGATAA
- a CDS encoding sensor histidine kinase gives MKYIFITLVVLFLFSCFEQLDLIYSYEYWFGMGLFAGLATSRPLWRSVSLFYSVLAFVYSGFHFIVLSDSMLTPYFIYSILAVAFSFEDKTSSYIPFYLIGLFLSVHSFYFSETVSLAMLLISYYIILVFALFSIKKLTLSNEQYIQEKQSYLIEYRTLNRQLREQELSTASKERNRIARDLHDSVGHQLTALMMQLQVVEMQLDSMPEQQKLLKQTKDLARNSLQEMRDSVQALQKDSVKGLEAVIHLIRKLEAESHVRIQMVTKPGAMSIVLDDDQSVAVYRFIQEGLTNAMRHAYSREVDVTLEVLGEHSYAMRMSNRLHQPPQGEGFGLRNLRNRFTNLDGRFDSGVHGDHFVIKGVFPIIKRDMEGS, from the coding sequence ATGAAATATATTTTTATTACGTTAGTGGTGTTATTTCTATTTAGCTGTTTTGAACAGCTTGACCTCATCTATTCCTATGAGTATTGGTTTGGAATGGGGTTATTTGCTGGATTGGCTACTAGTAGACCTCTGTGGCGCTCTGTCTCTCTTTTTTACAGCGTACTAGCTTTTGTGTATAGTGGCTTTCATTTTATTGTTTTATCTGATAGCATGCTTACTCCATATTTCATTTATAGTATTCTTGCAGTGGCTTTTAGTTTTGAAGATAAAACCTCAAGCTATATTCCATTCTATCTTATTGGCTTGTTTCTTAGTGTTCATTCCTTTTACTTTTCTGAAACGGTATCTTTAGCAATGTTGTTGATTTCATACTATATCATACTAGTATTTGCACTTTTTTCTATAAAAAAATTGACGCTCTCCAATGAGCAATATATACAAGAAAAGCAATCGTATCTAATTGAATATCGAACATTAAACCGACAACTTAGAGAGCAGGAATTAAGCACTGCTTCTAAGGAGAGAAATCGAATCGCACGAGATTTACATGATTCTGTGGGTCATCAATTAACGGCATTAATGATGCAGCTTCAGGTCGTAGAGATGCAGCTGGATTCAATGCCAGAACAGCAAAAATTGCTTAAGCAAACAAAGGATCTAGCACGAAATAGTTTGCAAGAGATGCGTGATTCTGTACAAGCTTTACAGAAAGACTCTGTAAAAGGACTAGAAGCCGTTATTCATCTTATCCGCAAATTAGAAGCAGAAAGTCATGTTCGTATTCAAATGGTGACAAAACCCGGTGCGATGTCCATTGTGTTAGATGATGACCAAAGCGTGGCTGTGTATCGTTTTATTCAAGAGGGCTTAACAAATGCGATGCGTCATGCGTATTCACGAGAAGTGGACGTCACGTTAGAAGTACTTGGTGAACATAGTTATGCCATGAGGATGTCTAATCGACTTCATCAACCGCCGCAGGGAGAAGGGTTTGGATTACGTAATCTTCGTAATCGATTTACTAATCTAGATGGACGATTTGATTCGGGAGTTCATGGTGACCATTTTGTGATCAAAGGAGTATTTCCTATTATAAAAAGGGATATGGAGGGCAGTTAG
- a CDS encoding ABC transporter permease — protein sequence MLWALIKKDLQHLLKEKSVLILLFIMPMGLITILGFAQSGNSFEPFTIAVVNAETQSEEVNRFLDEAENKGIPRESAEQFATEFNLKDILVEEVFGSTLGSQISIVKSSSLAEALEEKDYAAIIEFPEGYQESIWRSVFLNEGSQEELILHLNEEKSTYAQMVEDIVYSFYEMIRMQSFAAEIDGLYAFQPEVVDHEIIQNQSRLIDIFDYVTVGMACMFVLYTAGLVSRYATDEKRTKVFDRMILSSTPAYIYGLSKWITGTLTAAFQLLIIFLISYFAFDVTWGSLLLFSVITLAVSMTVGGLSVFLTSMNFSFDSYKASSLFSNIIVTIFAFIGGSFVQTDALAPLISKVGEFTPNGTTMTAYFQAFQGGDIKSILPSIAILCSYSLILVALAIILFPKRRG from the coding sequence ATGTTATGGGCTCTAATTAAAAAAGATTTACAACACCTGCTAAAGGAAAAGTCAGTCCTCATTTTATTATTTATCATGCCAATGGGTTTAATAACCATCCTTGGATTTGCACAATCAGGTAATAGTTTTGAACCATTTACCATTGCTGTTGTAAATGCGGAAACCCAATCAGAAGAAGTAAATAGGTTTTTAGATGAAGCAGAAAATAAAGGAATTCCACGCGAATCTGCCGAACAATTTGCGACTGAATTTAATCTGAAAGACATCCTAGTGGAGGAAGTCTTTGGTTCTACGTTAGGAAGTCAGATCTCGATTGTTAAATCTAGTTCTTTAGCTGAAGCACTTGAAGAAAAGGACTATGCAGCAATTATTGAATTTCCAGAGGGTTATCAAGAGAGTATTTGGAGATCTGTTTTCCTGAATGAGGGCAGTCAAGAAGAATTAATACTACATTTAAATGAAGAGAAATCAACCTATGCACAAATGGTAGAGGACATTGTTTATTCTTTTTATGAAATGATCCGCATGCAAAGTTTCGCTGCTGAGATAGACGGATTGTATGCTTTTCAACCTGAGGTAGTGGATCATGAAATCATTCAGAACCAGAGCCGGCTCATTGATATATTCGATTATGTAACGGTTGGAATGGCGTGTATGTTTGTTTTATATACAGCAGGATTGGTATCACGATACGCAACAGATGAAAAAAGAACAAAAGTGTTTGATCGAATGATCTTATCGAGTACTCCTGCTTATATATATGGACTTAGTAAATGGATAACAGGAACTCTAACCGCAGCATTTCAGTTATTGATTATTTTTCTTATATCTTACTTTGCTTTTGATGTAACTTGGGGAAGTCTTTTGCTATTTAGTGTCATTACATTGGCTGTAAGTATGACAGTAGGAGGCTTATCAGTATTTTTAACTTCAATGAACTTTAGCTTTGACTCTTATAAGGCATCAAGCTTGTTCTCAAATATCATAGTGACCATTTTTGCGTTTATAGGAGGTAGCTTTGTTCAGACGGATGCATTAGCTCCACTCATTAGCAAGGTAGGCGAGTTTACACCAAATGGGACAACAATGACCGCGTACTTTCAGGCATTTCAAGGAGGAGACATTAAGTCCATCCTGCCGAGTATTGCCATTTTATGTAGCTATAGTTTGATTCTTGTAGCACTAGCGATCATTTTGTTTCCGAAAAGGAGGGGATAG
- a CDS encoding ABC transporter permease, translating to MRGILWGLIREAVRNPWALIAMYALTIVFVLLIGQTDMSPSIRIPVYSDELSQTEVDDAIDILNQEKSIEFYSVNQEGVQDILNRQSAEAAVQLQSNRYDLLIARESFAKDIVESTVNSYYEKERFINEAVSAWAGSSSEIREEIGKDAETYPITTSGFSVQDNNNWTYDQSLQAVFGFTLFFVIYTITFSVTSIIEQKQYGVWDRLILSPASKTSIYLGNLIYSFLIGYLQIIIIFILFATVFQFDFQGGLLMSLIVVIPYIFALVSFGVLVSGIITSMRQLDAIIPFVATSFAMLGGAFWPIEIVSSKAILILSQISPITYGMEMLKGATLYNWSAEQYLLPASILFFMGAICMGVGLNLMERRAVN from the coding sequence GTGAGAGGGATCCTTTGGGGATTAATAAGAGAGGCCGTAAGAAACCCGTGGGCACTCATTGCCATGTATGCTCTCACAATTGTGTTTGTACTGTTAATTGGACAGACAGATATGAGTCCGTCTATTCGAATTCCTGTATATTCTGATGAATTAAGTCAAACGGAAGTCGATGATGCGATCGACATCTTAAATCAAGAAAAATCAATTGAATTTTATTCCGTAAATCAAGAAGGCGTACAAGACATATTAAACAGGCAATCTGCTGAAGCTGCTGTTCAATTGCAATCTAATCGATATGATCTGCTAATAGCAAGAGAATCCTTTGCTAAAGATATCGTCGAATCAACAGTTAATTCTTATTATGAAAAAGAACGATTTATTAACGAAGCTGTTTCAGCTTGGGCAGGTAGTTCATCAGAGATAAGAGAGGAAATCGGTAAGGACGCTGAAACCTATCCAATCACTACATCAGGATTTTCAGTTCAAGATAATAATAATTGGACATATGATCAATCGTTACAAGCAGTGTTTGGCTTTACCCTATTCTTTGTTATTTATACAATCACATTTTCTGTGACATCGATCATTGAACAAAAACAATATGGTGTCTGGGATCGTTTAATCCTATCACCCGCTTCAAAAACAAGTATCTATTTAGGTAATCTCATCTATAGCTTTTTAATAGGCTATTTGCAAATAATCATTATCTTTATCTTATTCGCTACCGTCTTTCAATTTGATTTTCAAGGTGGCCTATTGATGAGTCTAATTGTAGTTATACCTTATATCTTTGCATTAGTATCCTTTGGCGTATTAGTTAGTGGAATTATCACCTCAATGAGGCAGTTAGATGCGATCATCCCTTTTGTTGCCACAAGTTTTGCAATGCTTGGCGGAGCATTTTGGCCAATTGAAATCGTATCTTCAAAAGCAATTCTAATCCTCTCCCAAATCAGTCCAATTACCTATGGCATGGAAATGTTAAAAGGAGCAACGCTTTATAATTGGAGTGCAGAACAATACTTATTGCCCGCCTCAATCCTGTTTTTTATGGGAGCGATCTGTATGGGAGTTGGATTAAATCTGATGGAAAGACGAGCGGTGAATTGA
- a CDS encoding DUF6171 family protein — MACKGCLLEEDWRNTSVQTLVDEQLAYETELVSEEHYKQRLTICEQCPSLLSNTTCKHCGCFVGFRAKLSYKSCPYPGEDRWKAV; from the coding sequence ATGGCTTGTAAGGGTTGCTTGTTGGAGGAGGACTGGAGAAACACATCCGTCCAAACGCTAGTTGACGAACAACTAGCCTACGAGACAGAACTTGTAAGTGAAGAGCACTATAAGCAACGCCTTACAATCTGTGAGCAGTGCCCGTCCTTGCTCAGTAACACAACCTGCAAACATTGTGGCTGCTTTGTAGGATTCAGGGCAAAACTTTCATACAAAAGCTGTCCGTATCCAGGTGAAGATAGATGGAAAGCAGTTTGA
- a CDS encoding RNA polymerase sigma factor, which yields MDDNELVARILDGDQLAVQTLHERYAKKLFNYIYSQTNHYHDSEELLQDIFFKAALHLSLFRKQSSFKTWIFKIARNAIIDYYKSAYIRNHFVEFESHNSEQHEAADATAIRHEQVKFIHHAINELPLSYRTVIYLRYIEDFTLKETASVMGKTIYSIKALQKRAQKMLKDDIGVEVLENGQRII from the coding sequence ATGGACGATAACGAACTTGTAGCACGTATTTTAGATGGGGATCAATTGGCTGTTCAGACTCTACATGAACGATATGCCAAGAAATTATTTAATTACATTTATTCACAAACAAATCACTATCATGATTCAGAGGAACTGCTGCAAGACATTTTTTTTAAAGCAGCCTTACACTTGTCTCTCTTTAGGAAACAATCTTCATTTAAAACGTGGATTTTTAAAATTGCACGTAATGCCATTATTGATTATTACAAAAGTGCTTATATTAGAAACCATTTTGTAGAATTCGAGTCGCATAACAGTGAACAACACGAAGCTGCAGATGCCACAGCTATCAGACATGAGCAAGTAAAATTCATTCACCATGCTATTAACGAATTACCTTTATCTTATCGCACTGTCATATACCTGCGCTACATTGAAGATTTTACACTTAAAGAAACAGCTTCTGTTATGGGAAAAACCATTTATTCAATTAAAGCCTTACAAAAACGAGCTCAAAAAATGTTAAAAGATGATATTGGAGTGGAGGTACTTGAAAATGGACAAAGGATCATCTAA
- a CDS encoding ABC transporter ATP-binding protein, translating to MLEVVSLSKRYKQLDAVKGVNLFLEKGESVGLLGPNGAGKSTAISMISTLIKPSEGNVFYLGENMIKHPKKLRKAIGLVPQDLALFPQLTAVDNLLFFGKMYAIPSKQLKKRVNELLVEVGLEERKGDKVKTFSGGMKRRLNIAIALIHHPEILIMDEPTVGIDPQSRNFILKMVRRLQKEEQMTILYTSHYMEEVEYVCDRIYIMDRGSMIAAGTKDEVKDILRSEQTIEIKVNKMSQQLEDTLRSHPNISSVSVEHPTYTIVTNRDDMFDEVIVMATEAKVKLIAIQAKPPTLEDVFLHLTGRNLRD from the coding sequence ATGCTTGAAGTTGTGAGTTTGTCAAAACGCTATAAGCAATTAGATGCTGTAAAGGGTGTTAACCTTTTTTTAGAAAAAGGGGAGTCAGTCGGTTTACTTGGACCAAATGGAGCGGGTAAATCAACAGCAATTTCAATGATTTCAACTCTTATTAAGCCATCGGAAGGAAATGTCTTTTATCTTGGTGAGAATATGATTAAGCATCCGAAAAAGCTACGAAAAGCTATTGGACTTGTGCCTCAGGACCTAGCTTTGTTCCCACAGCTTACGGCGGTGGATAACTTATTATTCTTTGGGAAGATGTATGCCATTCCATCCAAACAATTAAAGAAAAGAGTGAACGAGCTATTAGTTGAAGTAGGCTTAGAGGAACGAAAAGGCGATAAAGTAAAAACATTTTCAGGTGGTATGAAAAGAAGATTAAATATTGCCATTGCCTTAATTCATCACCCAGAAATTCTCATCATGGATGAACCAACTGTAGGTATTGACCCACAGTCACGGAATTTTATTTTAAAAATGGTCCGCCGCCTTCAAAAAGAAGAACAAATGACGATCTTGTACACGAGTCATTACATGGAGGAGGTGGAATACGTCTGTGACCGCATCTACATTATGGACCGTGGTTCAATGATTGCTGCTGGTACAAAGGATGAGGTAAAAGACATTCTCCGTTCAGAGCAGACCATTGAAATAAAGGTTAATAAAATGAGCCAGCAATTAGAGGACACGTTACGCAGTCACCCGAATATCTCATCCGTATCAGTAGAACATCCTACGTATACAATTGTTACGAACCGAGATGATATGTTTGATGAGGTAATTGTTATGGCGACCGAGGCAAAAGTCAAGTTGATAGCAATCCAAGCGAAGCCACCAACCCTTGAAGATGTCTTTTTACATCTAACTGGTCGGAATCTGAGAGATTAG